The following are encoded together in the Mesotoga infera genome:
- a CDS encoding type I DNA topoisomerase, with translation ETAKQLISGDNLRLYTLIWNRFIASQMASAEYAVTDVQLEDENEKYILSLTGERRLFDGFERIISRSSKSEIGRDYKKGEEIKPSKIEFEEDTTRPPSRFSEASLVKELEKRGIGRPSTYATIISTLLDRKYVLRQSRELRPTLLGSIVNEFLNDYFPDVVDMNFTANMEEELDDVENGSKKWQDVVQGFYGGFKTDLDQIDKKIKKGELKIEFPTDRECSCGGNFRIVFGRYGGYLKCQSCDKNESVDMTSFTCVIDGKVLLKDVAANQKMEVEIDEKCPECGSALVKRKGRYGEFIACSAYPKCKYTRNVSIDAPCPRCGGVVEKLRSKKGKNYYKCSECGERYWNEPTKEKCEICDSHLFLKIKRGGKEVHYCAKCKKEFEVEEGS, from the coding sequence GAAACAGCTAAGCAGCTTATATCCGGGGATAACCTTAGGCTGTACACGCTTATTTGGAACAGGTTCATAGCTTCTCAGATGGCTAGTGCAGAATACGCGGTGACAGATGTGCAGTTAGAGGACGAGAACGAGAAGTATATCCTCAGCTTAACCGGTGAACGTAGGCTGTTCGATGGCTTTGAAAGAATTATCTCTAGATCATCGAAGAGTGAGATTGGCCGCGACTACAAGAAGGGTGAAGAAATAAAGCCTTCCAAGATCGAGTTCGAGGAAGATACGACCAGGCCGCCCTCCAGATTCAGTGAAGCTTCCCTAGTAAAAGAACTAGAGAAGAGAGGAATCGGTCGTCCTTCAACTTACGCGACAATAATCTCGACATTGCTAGATAGAAAGTACGTGCTTCGACAATCCAGAGAGCTAAGGCCAACATTACTAGGTTCGATTGTAAATGAGTTTCTCAATGATTATTTTCCTGATGTCGTCGACATGAATTTCACCGCAAACATGGAGGAAGAACTTGACGATGTGGAAAACGGCTCCAAAAAGTGGCAGGATGTTGTCCAGGGCTTTTATGGTGGCTTCAAGACGGACCTTGATCAGATTGACAAAAAGATCAAGAAAGGTGAGCTTAAAATTGAATTTCCGACAGACAGAGAATGCTCTTGTGGCGGAAATTTCAGGATAGTCTTCGGAAGATACGGCGGGTATTTGAAGTGTCAATCATGTGATAAGAACGAATCCGTTGATATGACCTCTTTCACCTGTGTGATAGACGGGAAAGTCTTGTTAAAGGACGTTGCAGCCAATCAGAAAATGGAAGTGGAGATAGATGAGAAATGCCCGGAATGCGGTTCCGCTCTTGTTAAGAGAAAGGGCAGGTACGGTGAGTTTATCGCATGCTCGGCTTACCCGAAATGCAAGTACACGAGAAATGTGAGTATAGACGCTCCATGTCCCAGGTGCGGAGGGGTGGTCGAGAAGCTACGTAGCAAGAAAGGTAAGAATTACTACAAGTGCTCCGAATGTGGAGAGCGTTACTGGAATGAGCCCACGAAAGAGAAATGCGAAATCTGTGATTCTCATCTTTTCCTCAAGATCAAGCGGGGAGGAAAAGAGGTCCATTACTGTGCGAAGTGCAAGAAAGAGTTTGAAGTGGAGGAAGGTTCATGA
- a CDS encoding D-alanine--D-alanine ligase, protein MTRKVAVVYGGFSNERDVSIKSGMNIAKSLERLEIEVLPFDLKRDTIADLLKLKTDLFFLALHGKFGEDGTIQGMLELADLPYTGSDSRTSAICFDKEITYRLVDGTAELPVWKRVESVRDVEGWEIFPCVIKPVREGSSIGVYICDDHSILENRIEELLVTYDSLLLEEYISGREVTVSVIDSIDGPVVLPILEIRPKKRFYDYEAKYTEGFTDFVVPAPLEESVQKAIIDKSVAIYKLLGCRDLSRIDGILREDTFYFLEVNTMPGMTDLSDLPMSARAMGMTFEDVVGGVVEVAERRNRR, encoded by the coding sequence ATGACCAGGAAAGTTGCGGTTGTCTACGGCGGCTTTTCAAACGAGAGGGATGTATCAATCAAGAGTGGAATGAATATTGCTAAGTCTCTCGAAAGGTTAGAGATTGAGGTTCTGCCGTTTGATCTTAAGAGAGATACTATTGCTGATCTCCTTAAATTGAAGACCGATCTCTTTTTCCTCGCCCTCCACGGGAAGTTTGGCGAAGACGGAACTATTCAGGGCATGTTGGAACTTGCGGATCTTCCTTATACTGGCTCCGACTCAAGAACGAGCGCGATTTGCTTTGATAAGGAGATTACCTACAGACTGGTCGACGGAACTGCCGAATTGCCAGTATGGAAGAGAGTTGAAAGTGTTAGAGATGTCGAGGGGTGGGAGATATTCCCCTGCGTTATAAAGCCTGTGAGAGAGGGATCCAGCATAGGGGTTTACATCTGTGACGATCATTCGATTCTAGAGAACAGAATTGAAGAATTGTTAGTTACTTACGATTCTCTACTTCTAGAAGAATATATCTCAGGCAGAGAAGTAACAGTATCGGTAATCGATTCTATAGATGGTCCTGTAGTGCTTCCGATTCTTGAGATCAGACCCAAGAAGCGTTTCTACGATTATGAAGCCAAGTATACAGAGGGATTTACAGACTTTGTTGTGCCTGCTCCTTTAGAAGAGAGTGTTCAAAAAGCGATTATCGATAAGTCGGTTGCTATCTACAAACTTCTGGGCTGCCGTGATCTTTCGAGGATTGACGGTATACTCAGGGAAGACACGTTTTACTTTCTTGAAGTAAATACTATGCCCGGAATGACCGACTTGAGCGATCTCCCAATGTCTGCAAGGGCCATGGGAATGACTTT